The Actinomycetota bacterium genomic sequence GATGATCGCAAAACAAAGGTACTTGCCCAGCAGCGCCAGGCGGAAGCCGCTGAGGGCCGCCGGCATCACCACCAGGAACACCAGGCCGACGGCCAGGAAGACCGCGCGGCGCTTCCACGGCGTCAAACCGCCGCCCAGCAACTTCGGCATCGCAATCGAGGTCACGCCAGGCCCCTGCTCTTCAGCACGAACAGCCCCTGCGGCCGAACCTGCAGGAAGGCGACGATTGCCACGAAGACGACCACCTTGGCGATGCTCGCCTCGGTGCTGAACTCGACGAACGAGTTGAGCAGCCCCAGGGCGATTGCAGCTATGACGGCGCCTTTCAGCTGACCCAGCCCCCCGACCACGACCACTAGGAAGGCGTCGACGATGTAGTTGGTCCCGAGCGTGGGCCCGGTGGACCCAAGAAGGGTGAGCGCCACCCCGGCGATCCCGGCCAGGCCGGAGCCGATGAAGAAGGTGAGGCGGTCGATCGCATGGGTCTTCAAACCGCTGCACGATGCGAGCTGCCGGTTCTGCATGACCGCCCGCATACGGGCGCCCTGCGGCATCCTGGTGAGAAACAGCCAGATGCCCACGACGCACACCACGACCAGACCCATGATGAAGATGCGCGAGTAGGAGAAGGTCGCTCCGGCTACGTGGAGGGACCCGCCGAGCCACTCCGGGGCGCTAACTTGAACGTTAGGCGCCCCGAAGATGTCCCGGGCGAGCTGTTGAAGCATGAGGCTTACGCCCCAGGTGACCAGCAGTGTGTCGAGTGGACGCCCGTAGAGGCGCCTGATGAGCACCAGCTCGAGCAGCAGCCCCATCGCCCCCGCAATCAGGAAGGCAACAGGCAACGCCACCAGCAGCGAGACGTCGCGGCCCGTCAGGTCCTGCAGCATGTAGGCCGTGTACGCCCCCGCCATGATGAACTCACCGTGTGCCATGTTGATGACGTTCATCTGACCGAAGGTGAACGTCAGCCCCAAGGCGATGAGGATCAGGACGGAGCCCACACTCAGGCCCGTAAATACCTGCCCCAAAAAAGCGTCCATTGCTGTCTCCCAGGCCGCCTAAGCGGTTAGGACAGGCCCTTCGCCCAGTCGTAGCTCTTGAGGTACGGGTCCGGCTTGATCGGACCTTCGGAGCCGGAGACCTGCTTGATGAGGCCGTCGGCGCCGATGAGCCCGATGCGGGCGGTCTTGTGGATGTGCTGCGTCGGACCGTCGACGGTCACCATGCCCTCGGGGGCGGCGAACTCGAGGCCGGCGGCGGCCTTGATGACTTCGT encodes the following:
- the urtB gene encoding urea ABC transporter permease subunit UrtB — translated: MDAFLGQVFTGLSVGSVLILIALGLTFTFGQMNVINMAHGEFIMAGAYTAYMLQDLTGRDVSLLVALPVAFLIAGAMGLLLELVLIRRLYGRPLDTLLVTWGVSLMLQQLARDIFGAPNVQVSAPEWLGGSLHVAGATFSYSRIFIMGLVVVCVVGIWLFLTRMPQGARMRAVMQNRQLASCSGLKTHAIDRLTFFIGSGLAGIAGVALTLLGSTGPTLGTNYIVDAFLVVVVGGLGQLKGAVIAAIALGLLNSFVEFSTEASIAKVVVFVAIVAFLQVRPQGLFVLKSRGLA